The following coding sequences lie in one Aspergillus luchuensis IFO 4308 DNA, chromosome 8, nearly complete sequence genomic window:
- the COQ1 gene encoding trans-hexaprenyltranstransferase (BUSCO:EOG092634B5;~COG:H;~EggNog:ENOG410PJ43;~InterPro:IPR033749,IPR008949,IPR000092;~PFAM:PF00348;~go_process: GO:0008299 - isoprenoid biosynthetic process [Evidence IEA]): MKARTVPASGLVLSSRVTSSTIVCWQCLRNELVANQFQLQSRKYHPTKRNNVSPLGAAVSAAQTIFKGLPKAPPGISVDPLRMVGKELKFLTKNLRQLLGSGHPTLDKVAKYYTRSEGKHMRPLLVLLMSQATALCPRKTGTDNNSATVNDPISSPSILVDKNPDLDALSSGSADAPYDFAGDKDILPTQRRLAEITELIHTASLLHDDVIDNAESRRSLTSANLQFGNKMAVLAGDFMLGRASVALARLRDPEVIELMSTVITNLVEGEFMQLKNTAADEKNPVFTDDTLSYYLQKTYLKTGSLISKSCRSTAVLGHSAPEVVEASYQYGRNLGLAFQLVDDMLDYTVTEAELGKPAGADLELGLATAPLLFAWKQFPELGPLVGRKFSQPGDVQKARELVFKADGVEQTRILAQEYADKAVAAISDFPDSDAKAGLAQMCEKTMKRRK; this comes from the exons ATGAAAGCACGCACGGTGCCGGCATCCGGGCTGGTACTCTCGTCACGCGTCACGTCTTCCACGATAGTTTGCTGGCAATGCCTCCGGAATGAATTGGTTGCGAACCAATTCCAGCTCCAATCACGAAAATATCATCCCACAAAACGTAACAATGTATCGCCGCTCGGTGCCGCCGTCTCCGCAGCTCAGACCATCTTCAAAGGCCTACCCAAGGCACCTCCGGGCATCTCCGTCGACCCATTGCGGATGGTAGGAAAGGAACTCAAATTCTTGACGAAGAACCTCCGGCAGCTGCTCGGGTCCGGCCATCCTACACTGGACAAGGTGGCCAAATACTACACCCGCAGTGAGGGTAAACACATGCGGCCGcttctggtgctgctgatgtCTCAGGCGACGGCGCTGTGTCCCCGGAAGACGGGCACGGACAACAATTCGGCAACAGTGAACGACCCAATCAGCTCGCCCTCAATTCTCGTCGATAAGAACCCGGACTTGGATGCGCTCTCATCCGGTAGTGCAGATGCGCCGTACGACTTTGCCGGCGACAAGGACATCCTGCCCACCCAGCGGCGGCTTGCTGAAATCACCGAATTGATTCACACTGCGTCTCTTCTGCACGACGACGTCATCGATAATGCCGAGTCCCGCCGTTCTTTAACGTCCGCCAACCTTCAATTCGGAAACAAGATGGCCGTTTTGGCGGGAGACTTCATGCTGGGTCGGGCCTCCGTCGCTCTCGCGCGGCTGAGGGACCCAGAGGTCATTGAGCTGATGTCGACTGTCATTACCAACCTCGTTGAGGGCGAGTTCATGCAGTTGAAGAACACGGCTGCGGATGAGAAGAACCCCGTTTTCACGGACGACACCCTTTCGTACTACCTGCAGAAGACATACCTGAAGACGGGTAGCTTGATCAGCAAGTCCTGCCGGTCGACTGCCGTGTTGGGTCACAGCGCCCCCGAGGTTGTCGAAGCATCCTACCAGTACGGACGTAACTTGGGACTGGCGTTCCAGCTTGTGGACGATATGCTGGACTATACCGTGACCGAGGCTGAATTGGGCAAGCCAGCTGGCGCGGACCTGGAGCTTGGTCTTGCTACGGCCCCGCTGCTCTTTGCCTGGAAGCAGTTCCCAGAGCTTGGCCCGTTGGTTGGCCGGAAGTTCAGCCAGCCCGGCGATGTTCAGAAG GCTCGTGAACTTGTCTTCAAGGCCGACGGTGTCGAACAGACCCGTATCCTGGCTCAGGAGTATGCGGATAAGGCTGTCGCTGCGATCTCCGACTTCCCCGACAGCGACGCCAAGGCTGGGTTGGCCCAGATGTGCGAGAAGACCATGAAGCGGAGAAAGTGA
- the RPN3 gene encoding proteasome regulatory particle lid subunit RPN3 (BUSCO:EOG09262CMP;~COG:O;~EggNog:ENOG410PFHZ;~InterPro:IPR000717,IPR036390,IPR013586,IPR035267;~PFAM:PF08375,PF01399;~go_component: GO:0000502 - proteasome complex [Evidence IEA];~go_function: GO:0030234 - enzyme regulator activity [Evidence IEA];~go_process: GO:0042176 - regulation of protein catabolic process [Evidence IEA]): MPAERRSLRSNSKSDTSSSANGEKGRSTSQSSSSNKDKPAPTRAAANKAKAASTTKGASSNNTANSGMGEQRDQPRANGSDPTENGVNGSEDVEMGEDTAVPPTKGSRLSGEKGTDKEGDVAMEGAEGEDAEPEVDPKTKAIQDIKTNFTLLERAVTHFDPRFTLRVLRSISSMRKHITGDVLAEVIEETYSSSSVTASFLLNALDQAGALGGARSSAKMEIESEKTKSAPKETLPEVDIYMSILVQIFLYDKKEIQLGAKFSTNLIERLRTLNRRTLDSLAARVYFYYSLFYEQIAPLPPSPAATVTKIRQPLLAALRTAVLRKDVDTQATVMTLLLRNYLSTSHISQADLLISHNKFPPSASNNQIARYLYYLGRIRAIQLQYTDAHGHLIGATRKSPSSHSARGFYQASHKLLVVVELLMGDIPDRAIFRQPALERAMHPYFLLVQAVSVGDLDGFLNIVNTHSATFRKDGTYTLILRLRQNVIKTGIRMMSLSYSRISLRDICLRLGLDSEESAEYIVAKAIRDGVIEASLDHEHGFMKSKEVGDIYATREPGEVFHERIRACLSLHDESVKAMRFPMNQHRLELKSAQEARERERELAKEIQEGDMDDEDAGGDFDAI, from the exons ATGCCGGCTGAAAGGCGCTCTCTGAGATCGAACAGCAAGTCAGATACCTCTTCATCTGCTAACGGTGAGAAGGGACGCTCCACTTCGCAGAGCTCTAGTTCCAACAAAGATAAGCCGGCGCCTACCCGCGCTGCTGCCAACAAGGCCAAAGCTGCCTCTACCACGAAAGGCGCCTCGTCGAATAATACTGCCAACTCCGGAATGGGTGAGCAGCGTGATCAGCCGCGTGCCAACGGGTCCGACCCGACGGAGAATGGCGTGAATGGCTCGGAAGATGTTGAGATGGGAGAGGATACGGCAG TGCCCCCTACCAAGGGATCCAGGTTATCCGGCGAGAAAGGAACGGATAAAGAAGGCGACGTCGCCATGGAGGGTGCTGAGGGCGAGGATGCCGAGCCTGAGGTTGATCCCAAGACCAAGGCCATCCAAG ACATCAAGACCAACTTTACCCTCCTCGAACGAGCCGTTACCCACTTCGACCCCAGATTCACCCTCCGCGTCCTGCGCTCGATATCGTCCATGCGCAAACACATCACGGGTGATGTGCTAGCAGAAGTTATCGAGGAGACTTACTCATCGTCAAGTGTCACCGCTTCATTCTTGTTGAATGCTCTTGATCAAGCAGGTGCTCTGGGCGGTGCTCGGTCCAGCGCGAAGATGGAGATTGAGTCGGAGAAGACCAAGTCTGCTCCCAAGGAGACCCTGCCCGAGGTTGATATCTATATGTCTATCCTCGTCCAGATCTTCTTGTAtgacaagaaggagattcAGCTGGGTGCCAAGTTTTCGACGAACCTGATTGAGCGTCTGCGGACGCTTAACCGCCGTACCCTTGACTCTCTGGCAGCTCGTgtctacttctactactcTCTCTTCTATGAGCAGATCgctccccttcccccatcgCCTGCTGCCACTGTGACTAAGATCCGCCAGCCCTTGCTCGCTGCCCTGCGGACAGCAGTGCTTCGCAAGGATGTAGACACCCAAGCTACCGTGATGACGCTACTGCTGCGCAACTACCTATCTACGTCTCACATCTCACAGGCAGACCTTCTCATCTCGCACAACAAATTTCCCCCATCGGCGTCCAACAACCAGATCGCCCGGTACCTCTACTACCTGGGTCGCATCCGGGCCATTCAGTTGCAGTACACCGATGCCCATGGACACTTGATCGGTGCCACTCGCAAGTCGCCTTCCAGTCACAGTGCGCGCGGCTTCTACCAGGCTTCTCATAAACTGCTTGTTGTGGTGGAGCTTCTCATGGGTGACATCCCCGACCGGGCTATTTTCCGACAGCCCGCTCTTGAGCGCGCCATGCACCCCTACTTCCTCCTTGTTCAAGCTGTCAGTGTGGGTGACTTGGATGGGTTCCTCAACATTGTCAACACCCACAGTGCGACGTTCCGCAAGGATGGTACGTACACTCTTATCCTGCGTCTGCGCCAGAACGTTATCAAGACCGGCATTCGCATGATGTCCCTTTCCTACTCTCGCATCTCGCTCCGGGATATTTGCCTGCGTCTCGGACTGGACAGCGAGGAGTCTGCCGAGTACATTGTGGCCAAGGCTATCCGCGATGGTGTGATCGAGGCCAGCTTGGACCACGAACACGGATTCATGAAGAGCAAGGAAGTGGGAGACATCTATGCGACCCGGGAACCCGGAGAGGTGTTCCATGAGCGCATCAGAGCTTGCTTGAGTCTCCACGACGAAAGCGTCAAG GCCATGCGGTTCCCCATGAACCAACACCGCCTGGAGTTAAAGAGTGCGCAGGAGGCACGGGAGCGTGAGCGGGAGTTGGCCAAGGAGATCCAGGAAGGAGAcatggatgacgaggatgccggCGGCGATTTCGATGCAATCTAG